In Nostoc sp. UHCC 0926, a single genomic region encodes these proteins:
- a CDS encoding CopG family antitoxin: MKKIFPRIKTDEDLESLLDGDLSDYLHEDNFKPVTFEFQPKDKTVNLRMSEEMLETVKTVSKKEGISYQKYIRRAIERSLGE, translated from the coding sequence ATGAAGAAAATATTTCCTAGAATAAAAACTGATGAGGATTTAGAAAGCTTACTAGATGGAGATTTGTCAGATTATCTTCATGAAGACAACTTTAAGCCCGTTACTTTTGAATTTCAGCCTAAAGACAAAACTGTAAATCTAAGAATGTCGGAGGAAATGTTAGAAACGGTTAAAACTGTATCTAAAAAAGAAGGTATTTCCTACCAAAAGTATATCCGAAGAGCAATAGAAAGGTCTTTAGGTGAATAA
- a CDS encoding BrnT family toxin, translating into MTEAVSGFDWDDGNIEKCQKHGVSLEEIEALFLDKSLRISPDIKHSESEDRFIATGLSIKGKYIFIGFTFREKQGKRLIRPISTRYMRDKEAKKYEENIS; encoded by the coding sequence ATGACAGAGGCTGTATCAGGCTTTGACTGGGATGATGGAAATATTGAAAAATGCCAAAAGCACGGAGTCTCATTAGAGGAAATTGAGGCTTTGTTTCTTGATAAAAGTCTTAGGATTTCACCTGATATAAAGCACTCTGAAAGTGAGGATAGATTTATTGCAACAGGTCTATCAATCAAAGGTAAATATATTTTCATAGGATTTACATTCCGGGAAAAGCAAGGAAAAAGGTTAATTAGACCGATCAGCACTCGTTATATGAGAGACAAAGAGGCGAAAAAATATGAAGAAAATATTTCCTAG
- a CDS encoding DUF4351 domain-containing protein: MMPTNKGSRSEEAVADTRVYQEAVEDGARSLVLRLLKRLFGEIAEERWKR, from the coding sequence ATGATGCCTACAAATAAAGGTTCCCGAAGTGAAGAAGCAGTTGCAGACACGCGGGTATATCAGGAAGCGGTGGAAGATGGAGCGCGATCGCTCGTCCTCCGACTGTTAAAACGACTATTTGGTGAAATTGCTGAGGAACGTTGGAAGCGTTAG
- a CDS encoding Rpn family recombination-promoting nuclease/putative transposase — protein sequence MRRDTIFYKLFKQFPGLLFELVDEPPPEAENYQFESVEVKETAFRIDGVFLPPANAVSKTVFFAEVQFQKDEDLYHRFFSELFLFLYRHSIRYDDWFGVIIFGFGSLEPSSSSIHRALLESGQVRRVYLDELGDLRQQPLGLGLMLLTNVTSETEAVEGARFLLEQARQQSEQAIIDLVTTIIVYKFSNLSREEIQAMLGLNLEEPRAILEAKEEGREEGKVEGKVEGKVEGKVEGERTIVLRLLNRRVGNIPDALLSQIQGLSVEQLEALGDALLDFSTLVDLEEWLQDQPRG from the coding sequence ATGCGACGTGACACCATCTTCTACAAATTATTTAAGCAATTTCCAGGATTGCTGTTTGAATTAGTAGATGAACCACCCCCAGAAGCGGAAAACTACCAGTTTGAATCAGTTGAAGTGAAAGAAACGGCGTTTCGGATTGATGGAGTGTTTTTACCTCCGGCGAATGCAGTTTCCAAAACCGTCTTTTTTGCAGAAGTGCAGTTTCAGAAGGACGAAGACTTATATCACCGCTTCTTTAGCGAATTGTTTTTGTTTCTCTACCGCCACTCTATCCGTTACGATGACTGGTTTGGGGTAATAATTTTTGGCTTTGGCAGCCTGGAACCTTCTTCCTCTTCGATTCACCGCGCTTTGTTGGAGAGTGGTCAAGTCAGGCGGGTTTATCTGGATGAGTTGGGGGATTTGCGACAACAACCTTTGGGATTGGGTTTGATGTTGCTGACAAATGTTACTTCTGAAACGGAAGCAGTGGAAGGGGCGCGGTTTTTACTGGAGCAAGCACGGCAACAATCGGAGCAAGCGATAATTGATTTAGTTACGACGATTATCGTCTACAAGTTTTCTAACCTTAGTCGAGAGGAGATTCAAGCGATGTTGGGACTGAATTTGGAAGAACCACGGGCTATTCTGGAAGCGAAGGAAGAAGGACGAGAGGAAGGAAAGGTCGAAGGAAAGGTCGAAGGAAAGGTTGAAGGAAAGGTTGAAGGAGAAAGAACGATCGTTTTACGACTATTAAACCGGCGCGTGGGTAATATTCCTGATGCGCTTCTGTCTCAGATTCAAGGGTTATCGGTGGAACAGTTGGAAGCTTTAGGTGATGCTTTGTTGGATTTCTCTACTCTTGTGGATTTAGAAGAGTGGTTACAAGATCAACCAAGAGGATAA